From Bacteroidota bacterium, the proteins below share one genomic window:
- a CDS encoding T9SS type A sorting domain-containing protein has protein sequence MKCLLAGFLYLGWLSAGAQVTVGSGTTDQGYSLNTGAVYVDPNLQITSLTPISGFKVTISSGFQSGDVLSFTEPLPLGVNDSWDGNTGVLTFTGSATAEDWQTLLRSVTFENANDWEVGDRTITFSAGSLSAFSNGHFYELVDNGGDDWNMARANAEARTYLGKTGYLATITSQAENDFIAQVLAADAWIGAADEYTLINDATGTTTYPDQWSAEGNWYWVTGPEAGTLFSVGNEFPATVPGEYANWNDWEPNDSGGEHFGQIYSSGAYGRWNDLPDWVGLAFVVEYGDMPGDPATSISATTRIYINVTGNTVANAQTICYNASAAALTGSNPGGGTGSYTYQWVRSTSGASGTYTAAPGTNNNIDYSPGTLTQSSWYRRVVTSGSAVDSSSAILVTVNPSISFSSSTTAVSCNGGSNGVAAVTVVGGTSPYTYSWTGGGSSATRTGLAAGNYVCTITDAANCTTAAHFTVTQPTAVSATTSQTNVACNGAATGVAAVSATGGTTPYSYQWSSNASTASSVSSLPAGSYTCTITDANACTLTRTFTITQPTAISAASATLQHLSCNGANDGSILLSATGGTGSLSYAWSSGASGNNPTGLSAGSYTCTVQDANNCTAQFSYTITQPAAMNASAATTDATCNGASDGEATVTATGGTAPYTYSWSSGASSQTAAGLAAGNYTVTITDDNGCTTTQQATIAQPTAVQTALSATATSCYGASNGEAHAMTSGGIAPYSYDWSNGASASALANIPAGTYSVTVTDANGCTTTAQVDVNAPDEIQATTSAVALSCAGDASGEAAIAASGGTGALTYLWSNGATTTTMNGLDAGNYTVIVTDANNCTRSFSVNVSEPAALNAGIQTTDAACGQANGSASASVAGGTGPYQYEWSTGTMGQYATGFSAGNYAIEITDAHGCQTYQSFVINNEDAPMVAATTQGPSCHGGSNGTIDMQIWTSAGGYTLLWDDGFTGTSLTGLSAGVYGYKVIDANGCTTIGSVSVNEPQAVSVSATVNDATGTGNGSIDLTVDGGTPSYSYLWSNGATTEDLNNLLPYDYTVTVTDANGCTATQLFSVGTTTALGPDVSDKGQFVFPNPNNGYFRIQGHADAVYQLFDVSGKLVRAFDLRGKSDSVLDVSSLGKGIYFLRETDARGVRAERIIVQ, from the coding sequence ATGAAATGCCTGCTCGCCGGCTTCCTCTATCTTGGATGGCTGAGTGCCGGCGCACAGGTCACGGTTGGTTCCGGCACCACGGATCAGGGTTATTCCCTGAACACCGGCGCCGTGTACGTCGACCCGAACCTGCAGATCACCTCGCTGACACCGATCAGCGGCTTCAAGGTGACGATCTCCTCCGGCTTTCAGTCCGGCGATGTCCTTTCCTTCACGGAACCACTTCCACTGGGGGTGAACGACTCCTGGGACGGCAACACCGGTGTGCTCACCTTCACCGGTTCCGCCACAGCCGAAGACTGGCAAACACTGCTGCGTTCGGTCACCTTCGAAAATGCCAACGACTGGGAAGTAGGCGATCGTACGATCACTTTCAGTGCAGGCAGCTTGTCAGCTTTCAGTAACGGCCACTTTTACGAGCTGGTCGATAACGGCGGTGATGACTGGAATATGGCCAGGGCGAACGCGGAAGCACGCACCTACCTTGGAAAGACCGGCTACCTCGCGACCATCACCTCACAAGCGGAGAATGATTTCATCGCGCAGGTACTCGCTGCCGACGCCTGGATCGGTGCGGCGGATGAATACACCCTGATCAACGACGCGACCGGAACGACCACCTACCCGGATCAGTGGTCCGCCGAAGGTAACTGGTATTGGGTAACGGGTCCGGAAGCCGGCACCTTGTTTTCCGTAGGAAACGAGTTCCCGGCCACCGTACCGGGAGAATACGCCAACTGGAACGATTGGGAACCCAACGATTCGGGTGGCGAACACTTCGGACAGATCTATTCAAGCGGAGCCTACGGCCGTTGGAACGACCTCCCGGATTGGGTAGGGCTGGCTTTCGTCGTTGAGTACGGCGATATGCCGGGCGATCCTGCCACCAGCATTTCCGCAACCACGCGCATTTATATCAATGTAACGGGCAATACGGTCGCCAATGCGCAGACCATTTGCTACAATGCTTCCGCTGCTGCGCTGACCGGATCGAATCCCGGCGGCGGAACGGGATCATATACTTATCAATGGGTCCGTTCTACTTCCGGCGCTTCCGGCACCTATACGGCCGCGCCCGGCACCAACAACAACATCGACTACAGCCCGGGTACGCTCACGCAATCTTCGTGGTACCGTCGTGTGGTGACTTCCGGCTCGGCGGTGGATTCCTCTTCGGCTATCCTGGTAACCGTTAATCCATCGATCAGCTTCTCGTCGAGCACCACTGCCGTTTCCTGTAATGGCGGCAGCAACGGTGTTGCGGCTGTAACGGTGGTCGGTGGCACATCACCCTATACTTACTCCTGGACCGGCGGCGGCTCTTCCGCCACCCGTACCGGACTGGCTGCCGGCAACTATGTCTGCACGATCACCGATGCGGCCAACTGTACGACGGCAGCTCATTTCACCGTCACGCAACCCACGGCGGTAAGCGCTACGACCTCGCAGACCAACGTTGCTTGTAATGGCGCGGCCACTGGCGTTGCCGCGGTGAGTGCAACCGGAGGTACGACGCCCTATAGCTATCAATGGTCGTCGAATGCTTCGACCGCTTCATCCGTTTCCAGCCTGCCGGCAGGATCTTACACCTGCACGATCACCGACGCGAACGCGTGTACCCTGACCCGCACCTTTACGATCACACAGCCGACGGCCATATCCGCCGCAAGCGCTACGCTCCAACACCTGAGTTGCAATGGCGCGAACGATGGTTCGATCCTCCTGTCCGCAACCGGCGGGACCGGCAGCTTGTCGTATGCATGGTCGTCCGGCGCGAGTGGTAACAACCCGACCGGACTTTCCGCCGGCAGCTACACCTGCACGGTCCAGGATGCCAACAACTGCACCGCGCAATTCAGCTACACCATTACCCAGCCGGCCGCGATGAACGCTTCCGCTGCAACGACTGATGCTACTTGTAACGGCGCCAGCGACGGTGAAGCGACCGTGACCGCCACCGGTGGTACTGCTCCATACACCTACTCCTGGAGCAGTGGCGCTTCCAGTCAAACGGCTGCCGGCCTTGCTGCCGGTAACTATACCGTGACCATCACCGACGACAACGGTTGTACGACGACTCAACAAGCGACGATCGCACAACCGACCGCGGTACAAACAGCACTGAGCGCTACGGCTACCTCGTGCTACGGTGCCTCCAACGGAGAAGCGCATGCCATGACATCTGGCGGTATCGCTCCGTATTCGTATGATTGGTCGAATGGTGCCAGCGCCTCGGCCCTTGCCAACATCCCGGCTGGAACGTATTCGGTTACCGTCACGGACGCAAACGGCTGCACGACAACCGCGCAAGTGGATGTCAACGCCCCGGATGAGATCCAGGCCACTACGAGCGCTGTCGCGCTGAGCTGCGCAGGCGATGCCAGCGGTGAAGCTGCGATTGCAGCCAGCGGCGGAACCGGAGCGCTGACGTACCTCTGGTCGAACGGTGCTACCACCACGACCATGAACGGCCTCGATGCCGGTAACTATACCGTTATCGTAACCGACGCGAACAACTGCACACGCTCCTTCTCGGTCAATGTCTCCGAACCTGCTGCCCTGAATGCGGGCATTCAAACAACCGACGCTGCTTGCGGCCAGGCCAACGGCTCCGCCTCGGCTTCGGTAGCGGGTGGAACCGGCCCGTACCAGTACGAATGGTCAACCGGTACCATGGGACAATATGCAACCGGTTTTAGCGCCGGCAATTACGCGATCGAAATCACCGATGCGCACGGTTGCCAGACGTACCAGTCGTTTGTGATCAACAATGAAGATGCTCCGATGGTCGCCGCTACGACGCAAGGCCCTAGCTGCCACGGTGGCAGCAACGGCACCATCGATATGCAGATCTGGACCAGCGCCGGTGGCTATACGCTGCTGTGGGATGATGGCTTTACCGGCACATCCCTGACCGGACTTTCCGCCGGAGTGTACGGTTACAAAGTGATCGACGCGAACGGTTGTACCACTATCGGTTCCGTATCGGTGAATGAGCCGCAAGCGGTTTCGGTTTCCGCTACGGTCAATGATGCAACGGGAACCGGCAACGGCTCGATCGACCTCACCGTCGACGGCGGAACCCCGTCTTATTCGTATCTCTGGAGCAACGGCGCTACAACCGAAGACCTGAACAACCTCCTGCCGTACGACTACACTGTGACCGTCACCGACGCGAACGGCTGTACCGCTACGCAACTCTTCTCGGTCGGCACCACTACCGCACTGGGCCCCGACGTATCCGATAAAGGTCAATTCGTATTCCCGAACCCGAACAACGGCTACTTCCGGATCCAGGGTCATGCGGACGCGGTTTACCAGTTGTTCGACGTGTCGGGGAAACTCGTCCGTGCATTCGACCTTCGTGGTAAATCCGACAGTGTGCTCGACGTGTCCTCGCTTGGTAAAGGCATTTACTTCCTGCGCGAGACGGATGCCCGTGGCGTTCGTGCCGAGCGGATCATCGTACAATAA
- a CDS encoding class I SAM-dependent methyltransferase — translation MSQAPVTCRCCGSQQQHFLVGGLDSIYARRTYDVVVCEECGNGITVPVETQASLDRLYAETYLYPVHECVIGEKRYRAEGLARFLRQHYPAAQYSNVLEIGCMFGYLMEALRRDYRVKGIDLGTEAIRFCRERGLDAEEISVEDYLKKPAERFDLIILSHVFEHLVEPEVVLRQLKNRLTPNGRIVLLVPNRNSIARKVGGRNWGWWQVPVHIHHFTENALHALATREGLDTERVRYRGGDSLMWVLTFMKLFGVSGKGQSSLSATQRWFLRSWSAVARYWYALGNEEIAVVLTNRTSR, via the coding sequence ATGAGCCAGGCTCCCGTCACGTGTCGCTGTTGCGGCAGTCAGCAACAACATTTCCTGGTCGGCGGGCTCGACTCGATTTATGCGCGTCGCACGTATGATGTCGTGGTGTGCGAAGAGTGCGGTAACGGGATCACGGTGCCGGTAGAGACACAGGCATCGCTGGATCGCTTGTATGCGGAGACCTACCTGTATCCCGTTCACGAATGTGTGATCGGAGAAAAACGTTATCGGGCCGAAGGCCTCGCACGCTTCCTGCGCCAGCACTATCCTGCGGCGCAGTATTCCAACGTACTGGAGATCGGTTGCATGTTCGGTTACCTGATGGAAGCGCTTCGTCGTGATTATCGCGTCAAGGGGATCGACCTGGGAACGGAAGCGATTCGTTTTTGCCGGGAGCGCGGACTGGATGCGGAAGAAATCTCGGTGGAGGATTATTTGAAAAAACCCGCCGAGCGTTTCGACCTGATCATTCTTTCCCATGTCTTCGAACACCTGGTGGAACCCGAAGTGGTCTTGCGACAACTGAAGAACCGTTTGACTCCGAACGGCCGGATCGTGCTGTTAGTGCCGAACCGGAATTCGATCGCACGAAAGGTCGGCGGACGTAACTGGGGCTGGTGGCAGGTGCCGGTACACATCCATCACTTTACGGAAAACGCGTTGCATGCGCTGGCTACACGGGAAGGGCTGGATACCGAACGCGTCCGTTACCGCGGCGGAGATTCCCTGATGTGGGTGTTGACGTTCATGAAACTCTTCGGTGTTTCGGGGAAAGGACAGTCGTCGCTGAGTGCCACGCAACGTTGGTTCCTGCGTAGCTGGTCGGCGGTAGCCCGTTATTGGTACGCTCTCGGCAACGAAGAAATCGCGGTGGTGCTGACAAACCGTACATCCCGCTAG
- a CDS encoding glycosyltransferase family 9 protein, producing the protein MIRTRTKVVLDAVAGRTLVFFLNLAARVLGRILSIDHALTRPPKTIVVCKYLGMGSIIQATPLLQTLRKNFPDARLVFVTSQANRGLMKQVAAVHEVLTVNDSGLLPLASSSWKLLRRLWKLRPDLYIDLETYSYYSTAIATMSCARNRIGFYRVERNIRMGVYTHMMFFNARAPIAQSYLQMARLVGCREIVAQLYPFRVDEADLASMRRKLERQVGESFEPFVVINPNASDLRIERRWPSERFIALIRSLSQRFPSHRFFLIGSVSEAAYVGEIYRRLELPNEDQVINTAGRLSLGELFALISRSELVVTNDTGPMHIAFSLGRPTVSLFGPASPSQYGDNPHAFGIYKNLYCSPCVHDFLVPPCGGDNQCMKQITLEEVEGLCTRLLRGDRSTVPAENLRFNRAGADGALGVVNRL; encoded by the coding sequence ATGATCCGTACCCGTACCAAAGTCGTGCTTGATGCGGTGGCGGGAAGAACGCTGGTGTTCTTCCTGAACCTCGCCGCGCGCGTACTCGGGCGGATCCTCTCCATCGATCACGCACTCACCCGACCGCCCAAAACGATCGTGGTCTGCAAATACCTCGGCATGGGCAGCATCATCCAGGCCACACCGCTCTTGCAGACCCTGCGGAAGAACTTTCCCGATGCCAGGTTGGTCTTCGTCACTTCACAGGCTAATCGCGGGCTCATGAAGCAGGTTGCCGCGGTACACGAAGTACTGACGGTGAATGACTCCGGTTTGCTGCCGTTGGCCAGTTCGAGTTGGAAACTGTTGCGGCGGCTCTGGAAACTTCGACCGGACCTGTACATCGATCTCGAAACCTACTCGTATTACAGCACCGCCATCGCGACCATGAGCTGCGCGCGTAATCGTATCGGCTTCTATCGTGTGGAGCGGAACATCCGCATGGGGGTTTATACCCACATGATGTTTTTCAATGCCCGGGCACCGATCGCGCAGTCGTATTTGCAGATGGCACGTCTGGTCGGCTGCCGGGAAATCGTCGCACAGTTGTATCCGTTCCGCGTGGATGAGGCCGATCTTGCCTCGATGCGTCGGAAGCTGGAGCGGCAAGTCGGTGAATCATTCGAGCCGTTCGTGGTGATCAATCCGAACGCGTCCGACCTCCGCATCGAACGGCGCTGGCCCTCGGAGCGGTTTATCGCCCTGATCCGTTCGCTGAGTCAGCGGTTCCCTTCCCATCGCTTCTTTCTGATCGGTTCCGTGAGTGAGGCCGCGTATGTCGGAGAGATCTACCGTCGGCTGGAACTGCCGAACGAGGACCAGGTGATCAATACGGCAGGGCGACTGAGCCTCGGAGAGCTGTTCGCGCTCATCAGCAGAAGCGAATTGGTCGTCACGAACGACACCGGACCGATGCACATCGCGTTTTCGCTCGGCCGCCCGACTGTTTCGCTGTTCGGGCCGGCTTCTCCTTCACAATACGGCGACAACCCACACGCCTTCGGTATCTATAAGAACCTGTATTGCAGTCCGTGCGTGCACGACTTCCTCGTCCCGCCCTGCGGCGGCGATAACCAGTGCATGAAACAGATCACGCTCGAAGAAGTGGAGGGTCTCTGCACGCGTTTGCTGCGTGGCGACCGCAGCACTGTTCCGGCTGAAAACTTACGCTTTAACCGCGCCGGGGCCGACGGCGCCTTGGGTGTCGTGAACCGTCTATGA
- a CDS encoding glycosyltransferase family 39 protein, whose translation MKVRLLLLLLLAPLLYSSVRQPDWGDDFAQYLLQTRNIVEGRSMQDNGIVADPALPAFAIPAYPVGFPLLLLPFYSSDPFRTAPYFIVPALSLLLAAFACFLLLRKRFGVTTSLLSALLIAYHPVFLQAKTELLSDLPFIAFLLLGLQAMATEKEEPISRRNIVFAGLSFGLAMSMRLTGFLLLPTLLAWSVFDRSKRSAAGKIAGIALLLFAILNVVLFPIDLPGIWQFYRGAIAAQPLLLTDQFIFYLHQLNALFWISPFSWTGGLIVPGMLVYYWRKRDSLDAADWFLLAYAGLLMTIPYQGGGLRFLLPAIPLLLRNLLSLVRPFVLPVLQFRRYLHVAYAGIVLILILPGIVDWLTTLERNDGPESPEGKRILSIVEQKTPKDAVIICAKPRAIQWYTGRRATYLIDGVLPARIDSAFAQLNARYLICERTGRPGAFADDKMNAYLLSFGDRYVPVDSTKQLTLWLRK comes from the coding sequence TTGAAGGTCCGGCTTCTTTTGTTGTTGCTCTTAGCGCCACTGCTGTACTCCAGTGTGCGGCAGCCGGACTGGGGTGATGATTTCGCGCAGTACCTGTTACAGACGCGGAACATCGTGGAAGGACGGTCGATGCAGGACAATGGCATTGTCGCCGACCCCGCTTTGCCGGCCTTTGCCATACCGGCTTATCCGGTGGGTTTCCCGTTGTTGTTGCTTCCCTTCTACTCTTCCGATCCATTCCGTACAGCGCCTTATTTCATTGTGCCGGCTTTGTCGTTGCTGTTAGCCGCCTTCGCCTGCTTCCTGTTGTTACGCAAGCGATTCGGTGTCACCACCTCTTTGCTGAGCGCATTACTCATCGCGTATCATCCGGTATTCCTGCAGGCGAAAACGGAGTTGTTGTCGGACCTGCCCTTTATCGCCTTCCTGCTGTTGGGCCTGCAAGCGATGGCGACCGAAAAAGAAGAACCGATTTCCCGGCGAAACATCGTATTCGCCGGCTTGTCGTTTGGCCTTGCCATGAGCATGCGACTGACGGGATTTCTGTTGCTGCCGACCTTGTTGGCCTGGTCGGTCTTTGACCGTTCGAAGCGGTCGGCAGCCGGCAAGATCGCAGGCATTGCGTTGCTGTTGTTTGCGATCCTAAACGTAGTGTTGTTTCCGATCGACCTTCCGGGAATCTGGCAGTTCTATCGCGGCGCCATTGCCGCGCAACCGTTGTTGCTGACGGATCAGTTCATTTTCTATCTGCATCAGCTCAATGCCTTGTTCTGGATCAGTCCGTTCTCCTGGACCGGCGGGCTGATCGTTCCGGGCATGTTGGTGTACTACTGGCGCAAACGAGATTCGCTTGATGCGGCCGACTGGTTTCTACTGGCGTATGCCGGCTTGCTGATGACCATACCTTATCAGGGTGGCGGTTTGCGCTTCCTCTTGCCTGCCATACCATTGTTGTTGCGCAATCTGCTCAGTCTTGTGCGACCGTTCGTACTCCCGGTGCTGCAATTCCGGCGTTACCTGCACGTAGCGTATGCCGGCATCGTGTTGATCCTGATCCTGCCGGGCATCGTGGATTGGTTGACAACCCTTGAACGAAATGACGGTCCTGAGTCACCCGAGGGAAAACGTATCCTGTCGATCGTGGAACAAAAAACACCGAAAGACGCGGTGATCATTTGCGCCAAGCCGCGGGCGATCCAATGGTACACCGGACGCCGGGCCACGTACCTCATCGACGGCGTACTGCCAGCTCGGATCGACAGCGCTTTTGCTCAATTGAATGCCCGTTATCTGATCTGTGAACGTACCGGCAGGCCCGGCGCATTCGCAGACGATAAAATGAATGCCTACCTCCTTTCGTTCGGGGACCGCTATGTGCCGGTCGACAGCACGAAACAGTTGACACTCTGGTTGCGTAAGTGA
- a CDS encoding transposase: MGHAYKIHKQDGVYFLTLTIVDWVDLFTRSSYKEIITNSLNYCVEEKGMEIYAYVLMTNHLHIIAAAKNNNLSDIIRDFKRYTSQKIIEQISSNRESRRNWLLPIFRSAASKHKRNTCYQIWTHDNHAEEVYSPAFTKSKINYIHKNPVKAGMVGRPEEYLFSSARDYAGDQGPVKVLKIELQLL, translated from the coding sequence ATGGGACACGCATATAAAATTCATAAACAAGACGGCGTTTACTTTCTCACCTTGACGATCGTCGATTGGGTGGATCTATTTACCAGATCCAGCTACAAGGAAATTATAACGAATAGCTTGAACTATTGCGTGGAAGAAAAAGGTATGGAAATTTATGCCTATGTGTTAATGACCAATCACCTTCACATAATTGCGGCAGCAAAAAACAATAATCTTAGCGATATAATCCGTGATTTTAAGCGCTATACCAGTCAAAAAATCATCGAGCAGATAAGCTCAAACCGGGAAAGCAGACGAAACTGGTTGCTTCCAATTTTCCGAAGTGCCGCATCAAAGCATAAGCGAAATACCTGCTATCAGATTTGGACGCATGACAATCATGCGGAAGAGGTCTATTCTCCAGCATTCACGAAAAGCAAAATAAACTATATTCATAAAAATCCCGTCAAAGCCGGCATGGTTGGCAGACCTGAGGAATATCTATTCAGCAGCGCCAGAGACTATGCCGGAGATCAAGGACCGGTGAAGGTTTTGAAGATTGAACTGCAATTGCTTTAA
- a CDS encoding NAD-dependent epimerase/dehydratase family protein, with translation MADTILVIGAKGQIGSELVEELRRIHGASRVIATDIKEPSREFMESGPFVQLDVLDFPRLAEIIRKERVTQVYLLAALLSATAEQKVKSAWRLNMEGLLGVLDLAREEKFKLFWPSSIAVFGPTTPRDNTPQITVMEPTTVYGISKQAGERWCEYYHQKFGVDVRSIRYPGLIGYKTEPGGGTTDYAVHIFHEALKHHRYTSFLSEETRLPMMYMPDALRATIGLMDAPSARVKVRSSYNVAAMSFTPRELAAEIRRHLPDFVIDYAPDVRQQYADSWPRSIDDSVARADWGWQHQYDLARMTEDMLAHIQPAVHQ, from the coding sequence ATGGCTGACACAATCCTTGTCATCGGCGCGAAAGGCCAGATCGGTTCGGAACTGGTGGAAGAACTCCGCCGTATCCACGGCGCTTCCCGCGTCATCGCTACCGATATCAAGGAACCTTCCCGCGAATTCATGGAAAGCGGTCCGTTCGTACAACTCGACGTACTCGACTTCCCCCGCCTCGCCGAGATCATCCGCAAGGAACGCGTCACCCAGGTGTACCTCCTCGCTGCCTTGCTTTCAGCAACCGCCGAGCAAAAGGTGAAGTCGGCCTGGCGCCTGAACATGGAAGGCCTGCTCGGCGTACTCGACCTCGCCCGCGAAGAGAAATTCAAGCTCTTCTGGCCAAGCTCCATCGCGGTCTTCGGCCCCACAACGCCCCGCGACAATACCCCGCAGATCACCGTCATGGAACCGACTACGGTCTATGGCATCAGCAAACAAGCCGGCGAACGCTGGTGCGAATACTACCATCAAAAGTTCGGCGTCGACGTACGCAGCATCCGCTACCCCGGCCTCATCGGGTATAAGACCGAACCCGGCGGCGGTACCACCGACTACGCCGTGCACATCTTCCACGAAGCGCTCAAACACCATCGCTACACCTCGTTCCTCTCGGAGGAAACGCGCCTGCCGATGATGTACATGCCCGACGCTCTCCGCGCCACCATCGGCCTGATGGACGCCCCCTCCGCCCGCGTGAAGGTCCGCTCCAGCTATAACGTAGCCGCCATGAGCTTCACCCCGCGTGAACTCGCCGCCGAGATCCGCCGCCACCTGCCCGACTTCGTCATCGACTACGCCCCGGATGTGCGCCAACAATACGCCGATTCCTGGCCCAGAAGCATCGACGATTCCGTCGCACGCGCCGACTGGGGCTGGCAACATCAATACGACCTGGCGCGTATGACGGAAGACATGCTCGCGCACATCCAACCCGCCGTACACCAGTGA
- a CDS encoding cysteine--tRNA ligase produces the protein MLPHQLFIYNSLTRSKDLFEPLVPGFVGLYVCGPTVYGAPHLGHARPYITFDILQRYLHHLGYKVRYVRNITDVGHLENDADEGEDKIAKKARLEQLEPMEVVELYTQQFHEAMRALNNQPPGIEPRASGHIIEQIEMIRAIMANGWAYESNGSVYFDVPGYSKKHDYGKLSGRIVEDLIAGAGNERRELEGQDEKRNPADFALWKKASPEHIMRWPSPWSNGFPGWHIECSAMSTKYLGETFDIHGGGMDLLFPHHESEIAQSKGACGKAPVRYWMHNNMITINGQKMGKSLGNFINLEQFFNGSHPLLSQAYSPMTIRFFMLQAHYRSPLDFSNEGLQAAEKGFARLLNANKTLAQLKAGPSSTSDIAGVEQGFYAAMSDDLNTAIALSHLFEAARIINSVHAGTETISAADLDNLRRFFPLFLFNLLGMREEQAADNGALDGLMQMLLRMRADAKAKKDFATSDRIRDELGALGIRIKDEKDGTTSWLKD, from the coding sequence ATGCTCCCACATCAACTGTTCATCTATAATTCGCTCACGCGAAGCAAAGACCTCTTTGAACCCCTCGTTCCCGGTTTCGTAGGACTTTACGTCTGCGGACCGACCGTCTATGGCGCGCCCCACCTCGGACACGCCCGCCCTTATATCACCTTCGACATCCTCCAGCGTTACCTCCACCACCTGGGTTACAAGGTGCGCTACGTGCGTAACATCACGGATGTCGGTCATCTGGAAAACGACGCCGACGAAGGCGAAGACAAGATCGCCAAGAAGGCGCGCCTCGAACAACTCGAACCGATGGAGGTGGTGGAACTCTATACCCAACAGTTCCACGAGGCCATGCGCGCGCTCAACAACCAGCCGCCCGGCATCGAGCCCCGCGCCTCCGGTCACATCATCGAACAGATCGAAATGATCCGCGCGATCATGGCCAACGGCTGGGCCTACGAATCCAACGGCTCCGTTTACTTCGACGTACCCGGCTACAGCAAGAAACACGACTACGGAAAACTCAGCGGCCGCATCGTCGAAGACCTGATCGCCGGCGCCGGCAACGAGCGCCGCGAACTCGAAGGACAAGACGAGAAACGCAACCCCGCCGATTTCGCGCTCTGGAAGAAAGCATCGCCCGAACACATCATGCGCTGGCCTTCTCCCTGGAGCAACGGCTTTCCGGGCTGGCACATCGAGTGCTCCGCCATGAGCACGAAGTACCTCGGCGAGACCTTCGACATCCACGGCGGCGGCATGGACCTGCTCTTCCCGCACCACGAAAGCGAGATCGCCCAGTCCAAAGGCGCCTGCGGCAAAGCGCCCGTACGCTACTGGATGCACAACAACATGATCACCATCAACGGACAGAAGATGGGCAAGTCGTTGGGTAACTTCATCAACCTCGAGCAGTTCTTCAACGGCTCACACCCGCTGCTCAGCCAGGCGTACTCGCCCATGACGATCCGCTTCTTCATGCTTCAGGCGCACTACCGCAGTCCGCTCGACTTCAGCAACGAAGGACTGCAGGCGGCGGAGAAGGGCTTCGCGCGCCTGCTCAACGCGAACAAGACGCTCGCGCAGTTGAAGGCCGGCCCTTCTTCCACCTCCGACATCGCCGGCGTGGAACAGGGCTTCTATGCTGCGATGAGCGACGACCTCAACACCGCCATCGCGCTCTCGCACCTCTTCGAAGCTGCGCGGATCATCAATTCGGTTCACGCCGGCACCGAGACCATCAGCGCCGCCGACCTCGACAACCTGCGCCGATTCTTCCCGCTCTTCCTCTTCAACCTGCTCGGTATGCGCGAAGAGCAGGCGGCCGACAACGGCGCGCTCGACGGACTCATGCAGATGCTGTTGCGCATGCGCGCCGACGCCAAGGCGAAAAAGGACTTCGCGACCTCCGACCGGATCCGCGACGAACTGGGCGCGCTGGGAATTCGCATCAAGGACGAGAAAGACGGCACCACTTCCTGGCTCAAAGACTGA